The DNA sequence CTCGATGCTGTCGATCTCGGCAGCCCTCGTCTACACCTTCGGCCAGATGGTCGGTAATCGTCGTCAGGGCTGGGCCTTCATCGCCGTCACCGCGATCCTTCTGATTGCGGGCGTCGCGGTCGTCTACTGGGCGGAAGCGCAGGGTAACCCGATCCTGACCGCACTCGGCCTCGATGCTGCCCAGGGCAACATGGAGGGCAAGGAAGTCCGCTTCGGTCAAGCGATGACGGCGCTCTATGCCGCGGTCACGACGGGTCTCTCGGACGGCGGCGTCAACGGCATGCACGGCTCGCTGACAGGCCTTGGCGGACTCGTGCCGATGTTCCTGATGCAGCTCGGCGAAGTTCTGCCCGGCGGCGTCGGCTCCGGTCTTTACGGCATGGTGGTCTTTGCGATCCTCGCCGTCTTCGTCGCCGGCCTCATGGTCGGACGCACGCCGGAATTGCTCGGCAAGAAGATCGAAAGCCGAGAGATGAAATACGCGATGTTTGCGGTCCTCATCCTGCCGGTGACGATCCTCGGCTTTGCCGCCGTCTCCGCCATGCTGCCCTTTGCGGTCGCCAGCGTTGGCACCGCCGGCCCGCACGGCCTGTCGGAAATCCTCTATGCCTTCACCTCGGCTGCCGGCAACAACGGTTCGGCCTTCGGTGGTCTCACCGGCAACACGCCCTGGTACAACACCACGCTGGGTCTCGCCATGCTGCTCGGCCGCTTCGCCTACGCCATTCCGGTCATGGCGATCGCCGGCTCGATTGCGGTCAAGACCCGCGTTCCGGCCTCCAAGGGCACGTTCCCGACCGATACGCCGCTCTTCGTCGGCCTGCTCGTCGGCATCATCCTCATTCTCGGCGGGCTGCAGTTCTTCCCGGCGCTCGCTCTTGGTCCCATCGTCGAGCATTTCTCGATGCTTGCCGGTCAGACCTTCTAAAGGAACTCGACACCATGTCTTCCAAACCAGTCGCTCCCAGTCTTCTGGACCCGGCCATCCTCCTGCCGGCGATCAAGGCGGCCTTCGTCAAGCTCGACCCGCGCCAGCTGGTCCGCAATCCGGTGATCTTCGTCACCGAGGTGGTTGCGGCCGTGGTCACGGTGTTCTTTGTCCGCGACATCGCTACCGACACCGGCAGCCCGCTCTTCTCCGGGCAGATCGCCGCCTGGCTGTGGTTCACGGTGCTCTTTGCCACCTTCGCCGAAGCGGTCGCCGAAGGCCGCGGCAAGGCGCAGGCCGACAGTCTGCGTCGCACCAAATCCGAACTGACGGCACGCAAGCTCGTATCGGCCGAGGGGCGCGAAACCCAGACGATCCCGGCGACCTCGCTGAAGGTCGGCGACGTCGTTCTGGTCGAAGCAGGCGAACTGATCCCCGGTGACGGCGACGTCGTCGAGGGTGTCGCTTCCGTCAACGAAAGCGCCATTACCGGTGAATCGGCTCCTGTCATTCGTGAATCCGGCGGCGACCGCTCGGCCGTCACCGGCGGCACGCAGGTGCTGTCCGACTGGATCAAGGTTCGCATCGGTGTTGCGCCCGGCAATACCTTCGTCGACCGGATGATCGCACTGATCGAGGGCGCGCAGCGCCAGAAGACCCCGAACGAGATTGCACTGTCGATCCTGCTCTCTGGGTTGACGCTGATCTTCCTCGTCGCCGTCGTCACGCTGTGGGGCCTGGCCGGCTATTCCGGCACGGAGCTCTCCGTCACCGTGCTTGCGGCACTGCTCGTGACGCTGATTCCGACGACCATCGGTGGCCTGCTCTCGGCAATCGGCATCGCCGGCATGGACCGCCTGGTCCGCTTCAACGTCATTGCCACCTCCGGCCGTGCCGTCGAGGCTGCCGGCGACGTCGATACGCTGCTGCTCGACAAGACAGGCACGATCACCTTCGGCAACCGCATGGCTGCCGACTTCATGCCGGTGCCCGGTGTCAGCGAGGCGGAACTTGCCGATGCCGCGCTGCTTGCGAGCCTTGCCGACGAGACGCCTGAGGGCCGCTCGATCGCAGCGCTCGCGACTGGTGAGTTCGGCCGCCAGGCACCCGACGTTTCGCTCCCGGAAGTGGGCAAGGGCGAGGTCGTGGCGCTTGCCGTCGGCGGCGCAAGCGCTGCCGGCACGACGCGGATCGATGCGGTCATCCCGTTCGCTGCAGAAACGCGCCTTTCGGGCGTCGACTTCGCTGGCCGCCGACTGCGCAAGGGTGCCGTCGACTCGATCCTGAAGTTTACCGGCATCCGCGACGAGAACGTGCCGAACGAGTTCCGTCGCGCCGTCGACCAGGTGGCGCGCACCGGCGGCACGCCGCTTGCCGTTGCCGACGGTCCGCGCCTGCTCGGCGTCATCCATCTGAAAGACGTGGTGAAGCCGGGCATCAAGGAACGTTTCGCGGCCCTTCGTGCCATGGGCATCCGCACCGTCATGGTCACCGGCGACAACCCGGTGACAGCCGCCGCGATCGCTTCCGAAGCCGGTGTCGATGACTTCCTTGCCGAGGCAACGCCCGAGGACAAGCTCGCCTATATCCGGCGGGAACAACAGGGCGGCCGCCTGATCGCCATGTGCGGCGACGGCACGAACGACGCGCCGGCGCTCGCCCAGGCCGATGTCGGCGTCGCCATGCAGACGGGCACTCAGGCCGCCCGCGAGGCCGCCAACATGGTGGACCTCGATTCCAGCCCGACGAAGCTGATCGAGATCGTCGAGATCGGCAAGCAGCTGTTGATGACCCGCGGCTCGCTGACGACCTTCTCCATCGCCAACGACGTGGCCAAGTACTTCGCCATCATCCCGGCGCTGTTCATCACCACCTATCCGGCGCTTTCAGCACTCAACGTCATGGGCCTTGCCTCGCCGCAATCGGCGATCCTGTCGGCGGTGATCTTCAACGCGCTGATCATCGTCGCCCTGATCCCGCTGGCGCTGAAGGGCGTCAAGTATCGGCCGGTCGGTGCTGCCGCTCTTCTGCGCCGCAACCTGCTCGTCTACGGCCTCGGCGGCATTCTCCTGCCCTTCGCAGGCATCAAGCTCGTCGACCTCGCCGTCAACGCACTCAATCTGGTGTAACCATGCTGAACCAACTTCGCCCCGCCATCGTGATGACATTGCTCCTCACCCTCATCACCGGGCTTGCCTATCCCTTCGCCATCACCGGCATTTCGCAGGTGCTGATGCCGGCACAGGCAAACGGCAGCCTCATCGAGAAAGACGGCACGCTGATCGGCTCCGAGCTGATCGGCCAGAACTTCACCGCCGACAAGTATTTCTGGCCACGCCCATCCGCGACCGGGCCGGAAGCCTACAATGCGGCTGCCTCGAGTGGCTCCAACCTTGGCACCACTTCGGTCAAGCTGAAGGATCGCGTCGCAGCCGACGTCGAGCGCCTGAAGGCCGCTGGCGTCGCGGGGGAAATTCCCGCGGATGCGGCAACGGCGTCCGGCTCCGGCCTCGACCCGCATGTCACGCCGGCCTTTGCCCAGGCACAGGTTGCTCGCGTGGCCAAGGCGCGGGGCTTGAGCGAAGCGGATGTCGCCGCCCTGGTCGACAGGGCGACGGAGGATCGCCTGTTCGGGGTCGTAGGCGAGCCGCGCGTCAATGTGCTAGAACTCAATCTGGCCCTTGATGCGCCCCGAACCTGATACCTCACGCCTGAGACAATGAATGCCCGACAGTGAACGCGACGCCAAAAGTCGCCCGGACCCAGACGCACTGCTGGCCCTTGCCGCGCAGGACCGCCGAGGAAAACTGACCGTTTTCCTCGGCGCGGCCCCCGGCGTCGGCAAGACCTATGCGATGCTGAGCCGCGCCCGTCGTCTGAAGGAAGACGGCGTCGATATCGTCATCGGGCTTGTTGAAACCCACGGTCGCGGCGAGACCGCCGCGCTGGTCGAGGGCCTGGAAATCCTGCCGCGCCGCGATGTGACCCATCGCGGCCGCGTGCTTTCCGAGTTCGACCTGGATGCGGCCCTTGCGCGGCGACCCAAGATCATCGTCGTCGACGAGCTCGCCCACAGCAACCCTGCTGAAAGCCGTCATCCGAAGCGCTATCAGGATATCGAGGAACTGATCGCCGCCGGTATCGATGTCTGGACCGCGCTCAACATTCAACATCTCGAAAGCCTGTCCGACGTCGTCGCGCAGATCGCCGGCGTGCCGGTGCGCGAGCGGGTGCCGGATACGGTACTGAAACGGGCCGACGACGTGCTGCTGGTCGATCTGCCGCCGGCCGAACTGATCGAGCGGCTGAGGGAGGGCAAGGTTTATCTGCCTGACAGCGCCCAGCGCGCTGTCGACCGGTTCTTCCGGTTGGGCAACCTGACGGCGTTGCGCGAGCTGGCGCTCAGGCGCACGGCCGACCGGGTCGACGACCAGATGGTCGACTACCTCAAGCAGAATGCGATCGAGGGCGTTTGGGCGAGCGGCGAGCGCCTCCTCGTCTGCATCGGTTCCGATCCGCTCTCCGAAAAGGTGGTGCGCACCGCAAGCCGGCTCGCCGAAGGCTTGAACGCGCCCTGGATCGTCGTCTTCATCGAACGCGCCGACCGCGAAAGCGGCGACGGCGAGGACGTGCGCCGGCTCGACGAGACCTTTCGTCTCGCCGAACAGTTGGGCGCCGAGACCCGCCGCATCGTCGGCAACGACTTCGTCGAGGAGATCCTGAAGCTGGCCCGTCGCGAACATGCGACGCAGATCGTCATCGGTGCACGCCGTCAGTCCTTTCCGATGCGGCTGTTCCGCCAGTCGCTTCCCGACGCCCTGGCCGAGCGGGTATCCGGCGTCGGCATTCATCTCGTCACGGACCGCGAACAGGTCGCGCCGAAGCGGCGGGCAAGAGCAAAGAGAGCGCTGCCGCCGGGCACCGGCCGCGCCGTCGGCATTGCGGCCGCTTCGGTGGCAGCCGCAACGGCGATCGGCCTGCTGATCGAGCGCTTCATCATCCTGCCCAACATTTCGTTGCTCTATCTGCTCGCTGTGCTGGTGTCGGCAACTTATGCCGGCCATGTCTCGGCAATCGCCGCGGCGCTGTTTGCGGTTCTGGCCTACAACTTCTTCTTCATCGCGCCGGTCGGCACCTTCACCATCGCCGAGCCGCACGAGGTTTTCGCGCTGGTTATCTTCCTGGTTGCCGCAGCCCTTGCCGGCAGCCTGGCGTCGCGGGTGCGCGAGCAGGCAAAGGCGGCGCGACAGCGCGCCGCGGCAACCCAGGCGCTCTACGACTTCTCCCGCAAGCTCTCGGGCACTGCCAAGGTTGACGACGTGCTCTGGGCGGCGGTGACGCAGATGCAGTCGACGCTGAAACGCAGTTCCGCGCTGCTCTTGCCAGAGGACGGCGATCTGCAGCTGAAGGCTGCCTGGCCACCGGACACGGAGCTCGACGTCACCGACGTGATGGCAGCGCGCTGGGCGATGGACAAGCAGGAGCCCGCCGGCAACGGCACGGGCACGCTGCCGAACAGCCCCTTCCATTTCCGGCCGCTGATGAGCCCGCATGGCGTCGTCGGCGTCTGCGGCTACGTCCAGGCGGATAAGCCGCTGGAAATCAACGAGGAACGGGCGCTTTCGGCGATCCTTGACCAGACGGCGATCGCGGTCGACCGGGCGCGCCTGTCGCGCGAAAGTCTCGACCAGGCTGCGAAACTCGAAGGCGAGCGCTTTCGTGCGGCCCTCCTGTCGTCGATCTCCCATGACCTCAGAACGCCGCTTGCGACCATCACCGGCGCCGTCACTAGCCTGCGCCAGCTTGGCGACCGCATGCCGCCGGAAAGCCGCGATGATCTCTTGAAATCGATCGAGGAGGAGGGCGGACGACTGACACGCTTCGTCGCCAACCTGCTCGACATGACCCGTATCGAAGCCGGCACCGTCAACGCCAAGCGCGATTGGGTCGATGTCGTCGATGCGGTGCGGGCCGCCGTCGATCGTGCCCGCAAGTACTTCCCCGAGCGCGAGATCGAAACCAGCATCGCGCCCGATCTGCCCTTGATGCGTGGCGACAGCGTGCTTCTCGGACAGGTGCTCTTCAACCTGCTCGACAACGCCAATAAATATGGCGGCGACGAGCCGATCAGCATCTATGCCCGCGCTGACGGCAACGAGATCGTGCTGTCGGTGACCGATCTCGGCAAGGGCATCCCGCCCAAGGACCTCGAGCAGGTCTTCGAAAAATTCTTCCGCCGCGGCAAGGCGGATGGCCGAACCCCGGGGACGGGGTTGGGCCTTTCGATCGCCAAGGGCTTCGTCGAAGCGATGGGCGGACAGATCAAGGCGGAAAGCCCAGCGCTTCGCCGCCGCGGCACGCGCATTTCCATGCGTTTTCCTGCCGCCAAGCCTGAAATCTCCGAAAAGGACCGTGCATGAGCGTGGAGCGTATCCTCGTTGTCGACGACGAACCCCAGATCCAGCGTTTTCTGAAACCGGCTCTCAGCGCTGCCGGCTACGACGTTCTGGAAGCCATGACCGGCACCGAGGCGCTGAAGGCGGCGGCGACGAGCGCCCCCGATGTCGTGATTCTCGATCTCGGTCTGCCGGATATGGACGGCAAGGAAGTCATCGCGAACCTGCGTGGCTGGTCGCAGGTGCCGATCATCATCCTTTCGGCACGCGACCGGGAAAGCGAAAAGATCGCTGCGCTTGATCTCGGTGCCGACGACTACATCGAAAAGCCCTTCGGTATCGGCGAACTGACCGCCCGCATCCGCGCAGCTCTTCGCCATCGGGTGCAAATGGAAGGCGGCCACACCCAACTCTCTGCCGATGGCGTGTCGATCGATACGATCAAACGCGTGGTGACGAAGGACAGTGAGCCTGTGCGGCTGACGCCGAAGGAATATGACCTGCTGGTCATGCTGGCACACCATGCCGGCCGTGTGGTCACTCACAAGACGCTGCTCACCTCGGTCTGGGGCGTCGCCCACGGCGAGGACCTGCACTATCTCAGGGTCTTCATCGGACAGTTGCGCGGCAAGATCGAGCGCGATCCCGCTGACCCGAAAATCATCCGCACGGAGCCGGGTGTCGGCTACCGCTTCGTCGGCGACGACGGTTGATGGCCGACCGCCGCCGATTGTTACTGGATCTTGACTGGTGTCGGCGTGTCGGTCGCCAGCGTTTCTCCGACGACGACCTTCTTCTTCTTCGGCTGCGGATTTTCGAGGATCGATACGGGCGCGGCGACGGTGACTGCCGCCACATTGCCGACGTTTCTCGCCGTGCCGGCGACAACAGCCGCGATGCCGGTTCCGACCGAGATATCGGAGTCGGTGAGCGTCTGGCCGGTGGCAAGCCGCGTGCCGATGAGCTGGACGATCTGCGGGCTCTCCGCAAACTTCCCGTGGTGCAGGCCGTCCTCGGTCTCGACCTTGGTCAGGTCGATGGCGGTGATGCCGGCCTTTTCCAGCTGTGTGCGGTAGGGCTCAGCCGAAGGATCGATTGCGCCGAGGCGGGAGACGTCGCCGGAAATGAAGCTGGAAAGCGCCAGCGCGCGATCATCCTGCGAAACGAAGATCGTGAACTTCGGCCGTTTCTTGCCCATTTCCACGAACTGCTTGGCAAAGACGTCGAGATCGATATCCGGTGAGGCGAGAATGACGTTCTCGATCTTCGACGGCACGTTGCCGTCGCGAATGCCCATCTGGCGGAGCGACTCCATCGTAAGCCAAGTGCCCATCGAATGAGCGAGGATGGTGATGCTCTTGACCTTCGGCGCGTCGGAGAGCTTCTTCAGGATGTCTTCAAGTGCGGTGCGCGAATAGTTCGTGCTTTCCTTGTCGTAGTTGTAATCGAAGACATTGGCGCGGGATGGCCAGGTGAAGAGAACCGGGGTCGCCTGAACCTCAGAGTCGTGGACAATCTGCGCGAGGCGATAGACGGAATCCTCGTAGCGGTTGTTGAACCCGTGCACGAAGACGAAGGCATTGCCGCCGACGTCGTGCTGCTGGAACCAGGACTTGGCCTCATCGAGTGTCTGGAGCTGGCGGACGCGTGTGACGGCGAACTCCTTGGACGGATCCGGCGGCAGTTTGCGCGGCCATTGCACGGTGCCCGATTTGCGGGCCGTGTCCGGCGGGATAGAGACGGCAACGTCGGTGAGGAAAGTACCGGCGTCGCGTTCGCCGGAAAACAGTGTCGCCGGATCTCCGGAAGGCTCACGCGTGGTGGCGACGAGCATGTCCACGGTCGATGTGCCGGGGGTCGGAGAGGTCACGGCGACGGGCGCCATCACGCCCTTGGCATGACCGCCACAACCAGCAAGCGATGCCAAGGTCGCCAGGACGAAGATCGTCCGCCCTCTTCTTGCACATCCGCGCAGCAGCGAACCTTGAAACCCCACCCGCTCGAACATCGGCATCCCCATATACGCCTGAACCTGGCTGCATCTGATCGCGCTTTCGCGAAACGAAGATGACAACACTCGGCGCTAATATGCAAGCGGGTGGGGATTGAAGTTTCGCCGCTGGGTTGTTGGTGGGCGCAGATTTCCCCATGTTGCGGCTGCCGCAACATGGGGGAGGGTGCCTCCGGCGGATAATTCGCCGCCTATTCCGCCACCGCCTCCAGCGTCTTCAAGATTGCATGCACCGCCTTGATGCGCTCCGGATTCGGGAAGTTCCGATTTGCCAGCATGACGACACCGATCTTCTTTTCCGGCACGAAAGCCACATAGCCGCCAAAGCCGTTGGTGGATCCGGTCTTGTTGAAAAGCGTCGCGCCATCAGGTCGCTTCGGAGGGTTCAGCGCCTTAGCCGGATTGGCTTCCATGGCCATGGTCCGGGAGTTGCCGTCGAGCAGCCGCTCCAGCGAAACCGGGTAGGGATACTGCTCCCAGCCGAGGCCCTGGATCATCTTGCCGGTATCGAAGTAGCCGATATGCGTTCCCTCTATTGCCTTGCGAACGGGGCCGTCGAACTGTTCCGGCCGGATGTTGGCTTCGACAAAGCGGATCATGTCCGCCGCCGCCGACTTCACGCCGTAGGCCTCGGCATCGAACATGCCCGGGCTGACCCGGATCGGCTTGTCGGCCTTGCCGTAGCCCCAGGCGTAGCTGTCCATCGCGCTCGCGGGCACAGCGACATAGCTGTGCTTGAGCTCGAGCTTCGCAAACAACTCGGTCTCGAGGGCCTTGGCGAAGCTGCTGCCCATCGCCAGGCCCGCGACGTGGCCGAAGAGGCCGATGCTTGGGTTGGAGTAGCGACGCTTCTTGCCTGGTTCGGCGTCCGGCTTCCAGTTGCTGAAGTAAGCCAGCATGTCGGCGTCGCTCTTCACCTCGTCCGGGAACTGCAAGGGCAGGCCGCCGGCGGTATAGGTGGCGAGATTGAGAAGGGTCGCCCGGTCGATCGCGCTGCCGCTGAGATCTGGCATGTACTTGCCGGGATGGTCGTCGAAGGACAGCTTGCCGAGCACCTGCGCATAGGATGCGAGCGTGCCGGCAAAGGTCTTGCTGATCGAGCCCAGCTCGAACAGTGTATTTTCGGTGACGGCCGCCTTCGTTTCCCTGGAGGCGACGCCGTAGTTGACGAAGTAGTGGCGGCCGTCAACGGTGACCGCGATCGCCATGCCCGGCACCTTGTATTCGCGCATGATTGGTCCGATTGCCTTGTCCACTGCGGCGGCAATTCGGGCCTGCTCGCCGTTCGCGGCAAAGACGGTCGCGGTGAGCGAAAAGAGGATTGTAGTAGCAAGCCCTAATTTGATTGTCGTCATTCTATCCATTCGGTGTTTTCTTTCTTGCGGGGCGGGGATGCCCATGGCTTGACCCAGATCGGGCCAGCTGCCCGAAACAGCGGCGGATAATTGGATCGCTCCGCTGCATAGGCCCTTCGTCCGGGCGGTGCATACGCGGAGTGAAAGCAAAAGCCTGCGCCGGGGCAAGCCAGACCTAGCCCGCTCGCTGCCCGGTCACAAACGACGATATCTCGCGGGAGACCCAAAAAAATCTAGGGTGAGGGCTTTCCGCGCTGTCAGCGCTCGTCCCTGATTACGGCTGGGGGTTATTGTGACCGGAAAGCTAATACTACGCGGAATATTGTCATCTCCGGCGGCAAAGGTTAGTATTCGCCCCGCAAGTTTGGGGGGCTTGGTCTCCGGACTATGTTTTATTCGTGAGCTTCTTCTGAATAAACAGAAGAGCCTCCCTTATCCTGGGAGCATACTCGGAAGTTTATTTACATCCGACGCCACTCAATGGCGCCTCCGCCCGATCTCTATTCCAAACAGACGGCCATATTGGAGGATAAAATGAGCAAGCAGACTGTAACTATCATTCTTGCCGGCGCCCTAGCCTTGTCCGGGTGCCAATCCGCCTACATGTCGAAGAGCAGCCCGACGGGCAACGAATTCGGCTGCATTGCCGGAACGGTGGGCGGCGCAATCGTCGGCGGCCTGATCGGCTCGACGATCGGCTCTGGCACTGGCCAACTCTGGGCGGTTGGCGGTGGTGCTACACTTGGCGCTGCAGCCGGGAACGCCCTGACGTGCCGCTACTATTGATCGCGGAAGGTTGAGGGATGAAGAAAATCGTTCTTTTGAGCCTGGCCGCGCTCTGCCAGGTTGCCCCGGCAGGCGCGCAACAACCGGCGGCCACCATGAACCAGGGGCAGATGAGTGCGCTCGACAGCAACAAGGACGGCGCGGTCGAACGTTCCGAATACGAGAGCTTCATGACGGCCGCCTTTGCCAACCTGGACAAGAACAAGGACGGAAGTCTCAGTCCCGACGAGACGAAGCAGGCGCTGAACGCTCAGCAGTTTGCAGCCACCGACGCCAACAGCGACGGCAAGGTCACCCAGAAGGAGTTTCTGGACAGGGTGATGGCCGACTTCAAGACGGCGGATCGCAGTGGCGACGGCGCCTTGAAGTGACGGCCGAAACGGCAGGTTGGTCTGGGGTTGAGTGGCGAATGTGGCGGCCGGCTGAAATGCCGGCCGCCAGTTCGTATTCACCGTAGAAGCTTCAGCAATTCCTTGGCCCCGGAGGTCGAGGACGCCGGATTCTGTCCGGTGACGAGGCGGCCATCGACGACCGTGAAATCTGCCCAATCGGCCGCTTTCTCGAAGCGACCGCCGAGACGCTTCAATTCGTCTTCGACGAGGAAGGGGACGACATCCGTCAGTTGCACCGCTGCCTCCTCCGAGTTGGTGAACCCGGTTACGCGCTTTCCCTTGACGATAGGCTCACCCTGATAGGTTACCTTTCTTAGCACTCCCGGCCCATGGCAGACCGCAGCGACCGGCTTGCCGGCATTGTAGAAGCTTTCGATCAGCGCGATCGAGTTCACGTCGTTGACGAGGTCCCACATCGGTCCGTGACCGCCCGGGTAGAACACCGCGTCGAAATCATCGGCCTTGACGTCGGCAAGCCGATGGGTGCTCGCGAGCACCCGTTGCGCGGCGGGATCGTCCTTGAAGCGGGCCATCGCTTCTGTCTGGTTACCCGGATCGTCGCTTTTCGGGTCGATCGGCGGTTGGCCACCCTTGGGCGAGGCCAGGGTAATGTCGACGCCTGCATCCCGGAAAACGTAATAGGGCGCAGCGAATTCCTCGAGCCAGAACCCGGTCGGTTTTCCGGTATTGCCAAGCTGGTCATGCGAGGTCAGAACCATCAGTATCTTCATCTTTCGCTCCCTTTGACACGGCGGCTCCCATGAACCGCCGATTGGCATGGCACCGGCTACTCGCGGTACTTCGCGGTGTACTGGCCGAGTTTCCTTTCGACATCGCCGGGCTGCTGCAGTCCCTGCTCGACCAGTGCCTTGACGCGGGATTGCGCAGCTGGGCGCTGGACCGACGTGATGAACGCATCCCATCCGGGTTGCATCTCCGCCTGCGGTGGCAGGCTGGCTCTGTCGATCAGTTTCTTGGTCTCGACAATGGCATATTGGTCGAACGAGGCGATACGTTTCGCCAGGCCATCGACAAAGGCATCCAGTTCCGCGTCCGGTAGTGCTCTGTTCACGTAGCCGTAGCGTTCGGCCAGTTCTCCGTTGAAATCATCCGCGCCGATCAGGATCTCGATCGCTCGGCCGCGACCGACGAGGCGAGGCAGGTAGCCCATCGGCCCGCCGCCCGGGACGAAGCCGGCACCGACTTCGAACTGCGATAGTACCGCTTTCTCGCGGCTGGCGAAACGCATGTCGGCCGCAAGCGCCAGTTCGCTGCCGATGCCGCTTGCCCGTCCGCGAATGGAAACGATCGTCACGGCCTTCAGGCGGCTGAGGCGTGTCATGAAATCGGGCACGGGATGCATGCCCGTCGGCCCCGGCGGCATGCCGGTCGAATCCTCAAGCGGCTTCAGAAGATCGTAGTGCGCCATGAAATAGCCCGGGACCGAGCTGTCGAAGACGACGACCTTGACGTTCGGATCGGCCTCGACCTGGTCGAGGATCTTGACGAGCTGGCGGACCTCGGTCGGACCGACGATGTTGAGCGGTGGGTTGTTGAAGGTCACGGTCCAATAGGCCGCGCTGTTGTGTGTCAGCCGAATCTTCTCCGATTGGGCGGCCTCGCCGGGCTGAGACTGTGCGGTCTTGTTGCTGGACGGGTCCGCGGACTGGGCGGGTGACTGGATGGTCGAAAAGAATGCTGCCGATGCCGCAAGTAGAACGGCAAGTTTTCTGATGCCTTTCATCGTCCTGTCTCCACTGTGTGAGTGCCTTGGATCGCCGGGCGCTCGGTTTCGATGGAGTTATCTTCACGTATTCCGACTATCGGGTGAATATGCGAAGATCGGCAATCACTGTGCCGAAAATCGGTTGAATGCGATATCGCTTGACCTCAACTCATGTTGAGGTCGTAACAAATTGTCCGATAAGGCCAGTCACCACGTCGGGATCGGATTTCATGCGCATAACTCAACTGACACTCCCTGCCTCGGACGTCTCGAAGAGCGCAGCCTTCTTTCGCGATGTGCTGGAACTGCCGACGGCCGCGGGTTCCGTTCAAGTGGGATGGAGCGAGATTCGGCTGGTCTCTGCCATTGGAGATGCGCCGCACGGCGTGCACATGGCTTTCAATGTGCCCTATGATCGGTTTGACGCCGCAATAGAATGGCTGAAGGAGCGCACGCCTCTCCAGCACGAACCGGATAGTGGACAGTGCTTCGTTCTTGAGGGGCATTGGCAATC is a window from the Ensifer adhaerens genome containing:
- the ampC gene encoding class C beta-lactamase; its protein translation is MDRMTTIKLGLATTILFSLTATVFAANGEQARIAAAVDKAIGPIMREYKVPGMAIAVTVDGRHYFVNYGVASRETKAAVTENTLFELGSISKTFAGTLASYAQVLGKLSFDDHPGKYMPDLSGSAIDRATLLNLATYTAGGLPLQFPDEVKSDADMLAYFSNWKPDAEPGKKRRYSNPSIGLFGHVAGLAMGSSFAKALETELFAKLELKHSYVAVPASAMDSYAWGYGKADKPIRVSPGMFDAEAYGVKSAAADMIRFVEANIRPEQFDGPVRKAIEGTHIGYFDTGKMIQGLGWEQYPYPVSLERLLDGNSRTMAMEANPAKALNPPKRPDGATLFNKTGSTNGFGGYVAFVPEKKIGVVMLANRNFPNPERIKAVHAILKTLEAVAE
- a CDS encoding glycine zipper 2TM domain-containing protein, with the translated sequence MSKQTVTIILAGALALSGCQSAYMSKSSPTGNEFGCIAGTVGGAIVGGLIGSTIGSGTGQLWAVGGGATLGAAAGNALTCRYY
- a CDS encoding enoyl-CoA hydratase/isomerase family protein codes for the protein MKGIRKLAVLLAASAAFFSTIQSPAQSADPSSNKTAQSQPGEAAQSEKIRLTHNSAAYWTVTFNNPPLNIVGPTEVRQLVKILDQVEADPNVKVVVFDSSVPGYFMAHYDLLKPLEDSTGMPPGPTGMHPVPDFMTRLSRLKAVTIVSIRGRASGIGSELALAADMRFASREKAVLSQFEVGAGFVPGGGPMGYLPRLVGRGRAIEILIGADDFNGELAERYGYVNRALPDAELDAFVDGLAKRIASFDQYAIVETKKLIDRASLPPQAEMQPGWDAFITSVQRPAAQSRVKALVEQGLQQPGDVERKLGQYTAKYRE
- a CDS encoding alpha/beta hydrolase, with the translated sequence MFERVGFQGSLLRGCARRGRTIFVLATLASLAGCGGHAKGVMAPVAVTSPTPGTSTVDMLVATTREPSGDPATLFSGERDAGTFLTDVAVSIPPDTARKSGTVQWPRKLPPDPSKEFAVTRVRQLQTLDEAKSWFQQHDVGGNAFVFVHGFNNRYEDSVYRLAQIVHDSEVQATPVLFTWPSRANVFDYNYDKESTNYSRTALEDILKKLSDAPKVKSITILAHSMGTWLTMESLRQMGIRDGNVPSKIENVILASPDIDLDVFAKQFVEMGKKRPKFTIFVSQDDRALALSSFISGDVSRLGAIDPSAEPYRTQLEKAGITAIDLTKVETEDGLHHGKFAESPQIVQLIGTRLATGQTLTDSDISVGTGIAAVVAGTARNVGNVAAVTVAAPVSILENPQPKKKKVVVGETLATDTPTPVKIQ
- a CDS encoding EF-hand domain-containing protein, whose product is MKKIVLLSLAALCQVAPAGAQQPAATMNQGQMSALDSNKDGAVERSEYESFMTAAFANLDKNKDGSLSPDETKQALNAQQFAATDANSDGKVTQKEFLDRVMADFKTADRSGDGALK
- a CDS encoding type 1 glutamine amidotransferase domain-containing protein, producing MKILMVLTSHDQLGNTGKPTGFWLEEFAAPYYVFRDAGVDITLASPKGGQPPIDPKSDDPGNQTEAMARFKDDPAAQRVLASTHRLADVKADDFDAVFYPGGHGPMWDLVNDVNSIALIESFYNAGKPVAAVCHGPGVLRKVTYQGEPIVKGKRVTGFTNSEEAAVQLTDVVPFLVEDELKRLGGRFEKAADWADFTVVDGRLVTGQNPASSTSGAKELLKLLR